The genomic DNA GCCGAGGCCCGGCACTTCACCCAGGCCGCCGAACAGATGCGCGTCGCCCAGCCGTCGCTCAGCAAGCAGATCAAGGCTCTGGAGGCCGACCTCGGCGCGCCGCTGTTCAGTCGCGCCCGCGGCAACGTCACCCTCACCCCCGCCGGGGAGGCCCTGCTCCCGCTGGCCCGGCGGATCCTGGCCGACGCCGAGACGGCGCGGCGCGAGGTCGGCGAGCTGGCGGGGCTCCGCCGCGGCCGGGTACGGCTGGGCGCCACCCCCTCGGTCTGCGCCGGGCTGATGGCCGACGCGCTGGCCCGTTTCCACCGGGGCTATCCCGGCATCGAACTGCTCGTCGAGGAGGGGGGCTCCCGCGACCTGGTCCGGGCCCTCGCCCGCGGTCAGCTCGACCTCGCACTGATCATCATGCCCCTGCAGAACGACGATCCCGCCCTGGTCACCGAGGAGATCCTGCGGGAGAACCTGGTCGTCGTCTCCCCTTCCCTCTCCCCCTCCCGCGCACGCGGACGGTACGTACGGATACAGGAACTGCGGGGACAGCCCATGGTGATGTTCCGGCGCGGCTACGACCTGCGGGAGGCCACTCTCAACGCCTGCCGCCAGGCCGGGTTCGAACCGAAGCTGGCCGTGGAGGGCGGGGAGATGGACGCCGTGCTCCGGTTCGTGGAAGCGGGACTCGGCATCGCCCTGGTCCCCTCGATGGTCCTGGACGGCCGCCCCGGCCTGACCGGGACGCCGCTGGCCCCTCCCGGGCTCCAGCGCACCATCGCCATCGCCCACCGCAAGGATGTCGAGCCCACCCGTGCCGCCCAGGCCTTCCGCGGCACGCTGCTGTCCTTCCTGTCCGAGGCCGCCCAGGACGGCAGCCTGCCCGAGGGTCTGGAATTGATCAGCGGGACGTGAGCGGGCCGTTTCCCGACAGACCTGCCGGGAAGAGCGCGGGCCGTTTCCCGACAGACCTGCCGGGAAGAGCGCGGGCCGTTTCCCGACAGACCTGCCGGGAAGAGCGCGGGCCGTTTCCCGACAGACCTGCCGGGAAGAGCGCGGGCCGTTTCCCGACAGACCTGCCGGGAAGAGCGCGGGCCGTACGAAACGGCCGGATTCCCGATGACCGCACCGGGGCGGGAGCACCGGCGCGTGCTTTCACCACGGATCGAGCCATCTTGGTGAAACTGAAAATGATCACTGTCCCATGAGTGGCGGCACCCCACTATTCTTCATAGCGTTAATACGTGCCCCCCGATCCCACGAAGAGGCGTCAGTGACCGCCGCTCCCCAAGAACCGCTCACGATCCTTCTCATCGAGGACGACGCGGGCGATGCCTTCCTCGTGGAGGAGCTGCTCGGTGAGGCCGACGACCCGCCGAAGATCATCTGGGTGCGCAGCCTGGCGGAGAGCAGGGAGCGGCTGACCTCGGACGTGCAGTGCGTGCTCGTGGACCTCTCGCTCCCGGACGCGACGGGCCTCGAAGCGCTCGAACAGGTGCTGTCCATGGCGCCGCACGCCGCCGTGCTCGTGCTGACCGGGCTGAACGACACCCACGTGGGCGCCGAGGCCGTGGCCGCGGGCGCACAGGACTTCCTGGTCAAGCAGGACGTGGAGACCAGGCTGCTGGCGCGGGCCATCCGTTACGCGATGGAGCGCAAGCGCGCCGACCTGGCCCAGCGCAAGCTCGTCGAGGTGGAGCTGCTCACCAAGGAGAACTCCCGTCTCGAACGCGGGCTGCTGCCGGTTCCGCTTCTGGAGCCGGGGCTTCTGGAGCACCAGGCCCGCTACCTGCCCGGCCGGCGGCGGGCACTGCTGGCCGGTGACTTTTGGGACACCGTGCAGAGCCCCGACGGTGCCGTGCACGTGGTGGTCGGCGACGTGTGCGGGCACGGTCCGGACGAGGCCGCGCTGGGGGTCGCGCTGCGGATCGCCTGGCGGACCCTGGTCCTGGCCGGGCACACCGGCAACGAACTGCTGCGCACCCTCGACTCGGTGCTCCGCCTCGAACGGAAGTCGGCGGAGATCTTCACCACGCTCTGCATCGTCACGATCGCCCCCACGCTCGGCACCGCGCGCATGCACGTGGTCGGGCATCCGCCGCCGCTGCTGATCCGCGACGGCGTGGTGGGCGTGGTGCCCGGCACCCCCTCGGGACCGCCGCTCGGGATCTTCCAGGACGTGGACTGGTCGGAGATCGAGGTGCCGCTGGGCCGCGACTGGTCCCTGCTCCTCTACACCGACGGCCTGATCGAGGCGACCGTGGGCGGCGGTCCCGACCTGCTCGGCACCGAGGGCCTGCTCCGCCTCGTCGACGAACAGGGCGGGATCCACCTCGACCGGCTCATCGAGCGGGTGATCGAACTCAACCAGGACGACCTCAGCGACGACCTGGCGACCGTGCTCATCTCCCGCAGCGAGGACCG from Streptosporangium sp. NBC_01756 includes the following:
- a CDS encoding LysR family transcriptional regulator; this encodes MQFQQLASFVAVAEARHFTQAAEQMRVAQPSLSKQIKALEADLGAPLFSRARGNVTLTPAGEALLPLARRILADAETARREVGELAGLRRGRVRLGATPSVCAGLMADALARFHRGYPGIELLVEEGGSRDLVRALARGQLDLALIIMPLQNDDPALVTEEILRENLVVVSPSLSPSRARGRYVRIQELRGQPMVMFRRGYDLREATLNACRQAGFEPKLAVEGGEMDAVLRFVEAGLGIALVPSMVLDGRPGLTGTPLAPPGLQRTIAIAHRKDVEPTRAAQAFRGTLLSFLSEAAQDGSLPEGLELISGT
- a CDS encoding PP2C family protein-serine/threonine phosphatase, encoding MTAAPQEPLTILLIEDDAGDAFLVEELLGEADDPPKIIWVRSLAESRERLTSDVQCVLVDLSLPDATGLEALEQVLSMAPHAAVLVLTGLNDTHVGAEAVAAGAQDFLVKQDVETRLLARAIRYAMERKRADLAQRKLVEVELLTKENSRLERGLLPVPLLEPGLLEHQARYLPGRRRALLAGDFWDTVQSPDGAVHVVVGDVCGHGPDEAALGVALRIAWRTLVLAGHTGNELLRTLDSVLRLERKSAEIFTTLCIVTIAPTLGTARMHVVGHPPPLLIRDGVVGVVPGTPSGPPLGIFQDVDWSEIEVPLGRDWSLLLYTDGLIEATVGGGPDLLGTEGLLRLVDEQGGIHLDRLIERVIELNQDDLSDDLATVLISRSEDR